ACCGCGCCGAAAACGTGACCGCATGGCAGAATGCGGGCGGCATCGGCATCCTGCACAAGGGTGATTTCAAGGATACGCTGCAGCAGCTGAAGGACGTGGTAAAGGCGCACCGCACCCCCACACGCCGCATCCTGCCCAAGCGCCCGCCGTCGATGCACTAAGCTTCCCATCTCCCGCGAAAGCAGGGTGAGGCGGCGAACATGTTTATTTAACGGCGCAGAGAACCTTGAATCCTTTTTCCCGCACCACCGGCGTGACGGTCTTGAATGCGTTTTTCAGGATTTCTTCATAGGGCAGGTGCGTGTTGGCGACCATCCACAGCTGGCCGCCGTTTTTCAGGCTCTCGGCCGCGCGTTCGATAAACCCTCGCCCGATTTCGGGATTGGCATCGGCCAGATCGTGGAACGGCGGGTTCATCACCACTACGTCGTATTTTGCGGATGGTTTTTCTGTCAGGATGTCGTGCCAGTAATACTGCACCTTGTCACCAAGGTTGCGTTTTGCCATCGCCAGCGCATTGTAATCCGCCTCGAACAGATCGACGCGCGCGGTTTTCATCAGGTGTTGCGACAGGTATCCCCAGCCGCCGCCGAAATCTGCGACATGGCCGCCGATGGCAGGCAGGTGTTGCAGCAGCAGCGCCGATCCTGTATCGACGCGCCCGTGGCTGAAGGTGCCGGGCAGCGACAACAGGTCTGCCCCTGCCACCAGCTGCGCGCGCGCGGCATCTTTCCATTTCTGCACGATATCCGGCAGCACCGCGGGGCGCGCGATAGCGGCGATGCGGCAATGGTTCTTGCTCTCGGCAAAAATCACATCGAAATTTTCATCCAGCAGTTTCGCGTATCTTTTTCCGCCAAGGTCATTGGGCGCGATCATCAGCATCGTTCCGCCTTCGGGCATTTTCTCCAAAGCCTGCGCCATCAGCCCGCAGGCCCATTCCGCCTGACGCGGCAGGTTCAGCACGGCGGTCGCGCCCGTATGCGCGGGCCATTCGGGGCTGACCGCCACCTTCATGTTCTGCAACGCAAGGAAAGCGGGGCGGAACGGATGCAGCGCGTTCAGTTTCGCAAATTTGCGCAATCCTGCCTCGGCATCGGGCAATATCCATGTCACATCATCGCCAAAATAGGCGGCTGCACGGTCGAGAAGGGTTTGGGTGATACTGGTCATGGGCACACTATAAACAATTCCACGCAATAAAAAAGGGCGGCTCCCCGTAAGAAGCCGCCCCTTATATAGAGGAACAAGGCGCCAAGAAACCCCTAACCGGCGCCAATATTCGAAACCGTCGCCCCGAACATGTCCTCTTCGTACATATCAATATCGTCCTGCGTGAAACCGAAATGCGTGCCGATTTCGTGCAGGATGACGCGGTTGATAAGGCGCGTCAGGTCCTCGTTGCCGTCGGCCCACATATCAAGGATGGGACGGCGGTAGAGGTAAATCGTGTCTTCCTTGCGTCCGCCTTTTGTGTTGCCGCGCTGCGCGGGGCTGCTGGACTGGTAGCAGCCCAGAAGGTCGAACGGTGTTTCCAGCTCCAGTTCCTGCTCGATGAACGCATCGGGGAAATCCTCCACGATCGCTTTCAGCTTTTTTCCGCCGGTATGCTTGCGCAAACCGTCCGGCAGCCCGTCGATGATGATTTCAGCGATCTGCTGAATATCATCCGTCGAAGGCGGGACGGTGAATCCCACGAATATTGCTTTTGTTTCCAACTGTCCGACCCCCGGATAGACGTAAACGCGAACTTTAAGCTAAACTACAGCCACCATACCGAATCGGGGAGAATCTGTCCATGGCCAATTTGAACAAGAGTCAAGATATCGAATCGTTTCTGAAAAAAAATGCCGGTTGGACACGCGCAAAAAGCAAACGCGGCGCGCTTGTTAAATCTTATCAGTTTAAAGATTTCAGCGCGGCCTTCGCCTTCATGACGCGCAGCGCACTCAAGGCCGAACAGATGAACCATCATCCCGAATGGTTCAACGTCTATAACCGCGTCGATGTCACGTTATCCACACATGACGCAGGCGGCATCACCGATCTCGATTTCAAACTGGCGCAGGCGATGGACAAATTCGCGAAGTCCATAAAGTAAGACATAATCGCGAAATATCCTTCATAAAAAACGAAAGAATTGAACCCCTTACCGCCCTGTCCTGCAGGCCTGTGGATATGTATGCTATACTGCTCTTTGTACTAAGGTATTTATTGGACTGAAGATGAACGAGCCGTCAGACATATCGGTCAAGATTTTGCCCGACCTTGCCATGACCACCGCGCCAGCAGCGCCGGCCGAAGCGCCCGCGCATCCGCTGGCCGCCAAATTCCTCAACCGCGAAATTTCATGGCTGCGTTTCAACCACCGCGTGCTGTCGGAGGCGAAGAACCTCGCGAACCCGCTTTTGGAACGCGCGAAGTTTTTGTCGATCTCCGCCTCCAACCTCGAAGAATTTTTCATGGTGCGCATCGCGGGGCTGAACGACCAGATCGCGCGCGGCGTGGATAGCCTGTCCGAAGACGGCATGACCGCGCAGCAGCAGATCACTCCCATCCTGAAACTCGTGCGCAAGATGATGGACGACCAGCAGGAAACATGGATCGACCTGCTGCACGGATTGGAAAAAGAAAACATCAAGATTGTCGCGGCCGAAGAACTGACGCCGTTGGAACAGAAATGGGTGGAAAGCTATTTCCTCGCCAATATTTTCCCGACGCTCACCCCGATCGCGATCGACCCCGCGCATCCGTTCCCCTTCCTGCCGAACAAATCGCTGACCGCGATTTACACGCTGGAGGACGATGCGAGCAAGTCGCGCATGACCGCGCTGATCCTGCTGCCCGCCAAAGTGCCGAGGTTCATCCGCCTGTCCGGCAACACCGCGCGCATGATCGCGCTGGAGGATGTGCTGGACCGTTTCCTGCCCAGTTTCTTCCCCGGTTATCACGCGGTCGAAAGCGGGTTTTTCCAGGTTTTACGCGACAGCGAACTTGCGATTGCCGACGAAGCGGAAGATCTGGTGCAGCACTACGAAAAGGCGCTGAAATCGCGCAAGCGCGGATCGGTCATCGGCCTGATCCTGAATAAATCCATGCCGTCGGAGCTGCGCAAATTTATCATCACCAGTTTGCGCATCGCCAACCGCAACGTGTTCCAGATCACGGGCATGGTCGGCCTGACAGATTTAAACGAGCTTTACCAGATCGACCGCCACGATTTGAAATACAAGCCCTACACCGCGCGCCACCCCGAACGCATCAGCGACCATAACGGCGATGTGTTCGCGGCGATACAGGCCAAGGACATGATCGTCCACCACCCCTATGAATCATTCGACGTTGTGATGCAGTTCAT
This sequence is a window from Alphaproteobacteria bacterium. Protein-coding genes within it:
- a CDS encoding 4a-hydroxytetrahydrobiopterin dehydratase, with the translated sequence MANLNKSQDIESFLKKNAGWTRAKSKRGALVKSYQFKDFSAAFAFMTRSALKAEQMNHHPEWFNVYNRVDVTLSTHDAGGITDLDFKLAQAMDKFAKSIK
- a CDS encoding class I SAM-dependent methyltransferase, with amino-acid sequence MTSITQTLLDRAAAYFGDDVTWILPDAEAGLRKFAKLNALHPFRPAFLALQNMKVAVSPEWPAHTGATAVLNLPRQAEWACGLMAQALEKMPEGGTMLMIAPNDLGGKRYAKLLDENFDVIFAESKNHCRIAAIARPAVLPDIVQKWKDAARAQLVAGADLLSLPGTFSHGRVDTGSALLLQHLPAIGGHVADFGGGWGYLSQHLMKTARVDLFEADYNALAMAKRNLGDKVQYYWHDILTEKPSAKYDVVVMNPPFHDLADANPEIGRGFIERAAESLKNGGQLWMVANTHLPYEEILKNAFKTVTPVVREKGFKVLCAVK
- a CDS encoding metallopeptidase family protein, whose product is MFVGFTVPPSTDDIQQIAEIIIDGLPDGLRKHTGGKKLKAIVEDFPDAFIEQELELETPFDLLGCYQSSSPAQRGNTKGGRKEDTIYLYRRPILDMWADGNEDLTRLINRVILHEIGTHFGFTQDDIDMYEEDMFGATVSNIGAG